GCCGACGAATCGCATATCAACCCGTTCTTCCTGTCGATACTGGGCTCGATCACCCGCGCCTGCGCGCGGCAGGGTCACGACCTGCTGATCTCGTTCCAGCAGATGTCGCGCGACTGGCATGCCGACTTCGCCGACAGCAAGAAGGCCGACGGCATCATCCTGCTGGGTTATGGCGATTACCTGGTCTATCGCGACCGGCTGGAAAAGTTGGCGGCGCAGGGCACCAGCTTCGTGCGCTGGGGGGCCGTGCTGCAGGGCCAGCCCTACGTCACCATCGGTTGCGACAACTACCAGGGTGGACATGCGGCCGCGACGCACCTGGTCGAACAGGGCTGCCGTCGCATCGCCTTCCTGGGCGATGCGTCCAGCCACTACCCGGAATTCTTCGAACGTTACCGCGGTTATGCGCATGCGCTGGAAGAGCACGGACTGGTGGCCGAGGCGATGCTGCAGGTCGATGCCGAAAGCACCGAAAGCTCGGGGCACGATGCCATGACCACCCTGCTGGCGCGGCATGTGGAATTCGATGCGGTATTCGCCGCCAGCGATCTGATCGCGATCGGTGCATTGCGCGCGATGGGTGCGCAGGGCGTCAGTGTGCCCGGCGACGTGGCGCTGGTCGGCTTCGACGACATCCCGGCCTCCGGCTTCGTCAATCCGTCGCTGACCACCGTGCACCAGGACACCAAGCAGGCCGGCGAAGTGCTGGTCGACAATCTGCTGCGGCTGATCCGCGGACAGCCGGCGGAAAGCACGGTGCTGCCGGTGAAGCTGGTGGTGCGCCAGTCCAGCCTGCGCCCGCCGACGAAGCGGCGTGCTGCCAGGAAGCCGACCTAGGGATCGCTGACCGCGCTATCCTCCCGGCGTGTTCGTGTGCCGGTGCGCCGTCGTCCCGCCATGCTCGGCGCAACGACCGGATCGACGCATTCAGGCGTCAAGCCAGGCTTCCAGGGGGTGGTCTTTGTCACGTGTTTCCGGTCTCGATCTGCTGCGCGCGATCGCTATTGTCTGGGTGATGGTGTTCCACAGTTATCTGGCCGGCTACATGGGCGGCGGAGTGCTGCGCTGGAGCGGCTGGATGGGCGTGGACCTGTTCTTCGCGTTGTCCGGATTCCTGATCGGCTGCCAGGTGTTCGCGCCGCTGGCTGCGGGCCGGCGACTGGATTTCGTGGACTTCTACCTGCGGCGTAGTTTCCGCACGCTGCCTGCCTATTTCGTCGTGCTGGCGATCTACGTCGCCTGGCCGGCGGCGCGCGAAACCAGCGGCATGATGCCGTTGTGGCAGTTCCTCACCTACACGCTCAACCTGTTCATCGACCCGGGTCGCAGCGCCTTCTCGCATGCCTGGTCGTTGTGCGTGGAGGAACAGTTCTACGTGCTGTTCCCGCTGCTGGCGGTGCTCCTGGCATGGCGCGGCAGCTGGCGCCAGACCGCACTGGTGATGGCGCTGCTGGTGCTTGGCGGCATGCTGTTGCGGGCCGTGCTGTGGATGCATGGCCTGCAACCGGTGCTGGCGCGTGGCGGTGATGCCAGCAGCACCTATCTGCGCCTGCTGTACTACCCCACCTATGCGCGACTGGACGACCTGCTGGCCGGCGTGGGGCTGGCGGCCATGCGCTGCTACGGCACGCGCGGCTGGGCCTGGGTCCAGCGTCATCCGAACGGTGTCGCCGGGCTGGGTATCGTGCTTACCGCGATCTGCATGGCCGGCTTCGACGGGCATCGCTACAGTTTCGCGGGCAATGTCTTCGGTTATCCGCTGCTGGCATTGGCGATGATGGCCCTGGTGGCGTCGGCCGCCACTGGCCGCGGGGTGCTGTCGCGGTGGCAGGTGCCTGGGGTTCGCTGGCTGGCGCTGGCGTCGTACAGCCTCTACCTGAGCCACAAGATGGTCTACGGCGCGTTGCACAAGCATTTCGCGGCCTGGGTCGACGGCCACGGCTACGCCACGGTGTTGATCTATGCCGCGGCCGTGCTCGCGGTCGGGGCAGGTCTGCACTACGCGGTGGAGCGACCCTTCCTGCAACTGCGCGAGCGGGTACGGCGGTGGCGCAGGCAACGGCTGGAAGCGAGTGATGCCGCTGCGCTGGTGCCGGCCGTGGAAAGCGTCGCGGTCGACTGACAGAGCGCCAGCCAGAAGCTCGTCGATCAACGCGTCCGCGCCGCAAGACCCATCC
This window of the Dyella sp. A6 genome carries:
- a CDS encoding acyltransferase, which produces MSRVSGLDLLRAIAIVWVMVFHSYLAGYMGGGVLRWSGWMGVDLFFALSGFLIGCQVFAPLAAGRRLDFVDFYLRRSFRTLPAYFVVLAIYVAWPAARETSGMMPLWQFLTYTLNLFIDPGRSAFSHAWSLCVEEQFYVLFPLLAVLLAWRGSWRQTALVMALLVLGGMLLRAVLWMHGLQPVLARGGDASSTYLRLLYYPTYARLDDLLAGVGLAAMRCYGTRGWAWVQRHPNGVAGLGIVLTAICMAGFDGHRYSFAGNVFGYPLLALAMMALVASAATGRGVLSRWQVPGVRWLALASYSLYLSHKMVYGALHKHFAAWVDGHGYATVLIYAAAVLAVGAGLHYAVERPFLQLRERVRRWRRQRLEASDAAALVPAVESVAVD
- a CDS encoding LacI family DNA-binding transcriptional regulator encodes the protein MGTKKRVTSFDIADLAGVSQSTVSRALRGSPLVNEETRRRVQAAVESLNYTVDKNASNLRRKFSGTLALLFFEDPTADESHINPFFLSILGSITRACARQGHDLLISFQQMSRDWHADFADSKKADGIILLGYGDYLVYRDRLEKLAAQGTSFVRWGAVLQGQPYVTIGCDNYQGGHAAATHLVEQGCRRIAFLGDASSHYPEFFERYRGYAHALEEHGLVAEAMLQVDAESTESSGHDAMTTLLARHVEFDAVFAASDLIAIGALRAMGAQGVSVPGDVALVGFDDIPASGFVNPSLTTVHQDTKQAGEVLVDNLLRLIRGQPAESTVLPVKLVVRQSSLRPPTKRRAARKPT